The DNA window ACCGTCCGGGGCTGGGCGTGAGCCTCAGCGACCAGGCACGCGCCTGGACCACCGAGGCCGTGGAGTTCGGCGCGTAATCTTGAACCCATGAGCCGGAACCTGACCGCGGACCTCGCCGCCGATCTTCGCGCCCGCATTGTCGACGGCGCCATACAGCCCGGCGACAAGCTGCCGAGCGAAAACACGCTGATCAGCGAGTTCGGCGTCAGCCGCACGGTGGTCCGTTCCGCGCTCACCCGGCTTCAGGCCGAAGGACTCGTGGAAACCGAGCGGGGGCGGGGCAGCTTTGCGCTGACCCCGCCTCCGGACGGGCCGACGTCGGCCCGAGGCACCCGCGCTGTGGTCACCATGGAGGACCGCCTGCACCTGCTTGAGTTCCGCATGGGCGTCGAGTCCGAGGCCGCCGCTCTGGCAGCAAGGAATCGCACCGACCGCCAGCTGAAGGTTGTCCTGCGAGCCCTCGAAGAGTTCACCGCCAGCGTAGGGCACCCGGCGCACGCCATGAAATCCGACTACGACTTCCACCGTGCGGTCGCCGCGGCCTCCGGAAATCCGTTCTATTCCGACTGCCTCGCGTCCCTGGGCCAGACCATGATCGCCATGCCCCGGACCCGGCTGATGACGGGCGTTGAGCACTACGCCCGCGACCACTTCGACCAGGTGGTCCACGAACACGGGTCCATCTACGCTGCCATCGCAGAAGGTGACGAATCGTCGTCGTCGGCCGCCATGCGCAACCATTTGGCGAATTCCCGGCGCCGCCTGCGCGCCCCGGCGCCGGCCGCCGGCTGACAACGGGGCCGCTCTACGGGCGGCATCCTGCGATCGGGGCTTCGCCATTCCTTCAAGGTATTCGGTAATGCAAATTTTGTGTTGGACGCGCATCGCGGGTGGCCAATACAGTGAGTGAAATCGCTGTGGCGCTGGCCACAGATCTATCGCCCGTCGCCAGTCGACCCGCGTCGCCTATTCAAAGGAATTACCCAGGCAGTCTGTAGACACCGCTGTCACGGACGTGGCACACGCCACGAAGAAGTTTTTCAAGCGTGTTCTGCCCATCATGCTGGTCATGCTCGTATGCAACGAGCTGAACCTGTCCAACATCGGCTATGCCCATGAGCACCTCGAAGCCGACGTGGGCATCGGCGCCGCCGCCTACGGCTTCGGCGCCGGTCTGTTCTTCATCGCCTACGCCATCTTCGAACTCCCCAGCAACGTGATGATGGAGAAGTTCGGCGCAAAGGTGTGGCTGACACGGATCATGATCAGCTGGGGCATCGTCTCCTTCCTCATGGCCTTCGTGCGGCACCACCTCAAGGAAGGAAAGGCGCAGCGGGAGGATGGGGTCGGGTTTGGGCGTGGTAACGGTGAGGGTTGTGGCGTCGACAGCCTTCACCTTCAGATCGGCATCGCCGAACACGTAGCCTTCCACGTTGCAGCCGAGCTTGGAGTTGACGGCCCTGTCGATCGTGAAGGCCGCGGCTTCCGCATTGAACGGTGTGCCGTCCTGGAACTTCACGCCTTCGCGCAGCTTGAACGTCCATCCCGTGGCTGACGTTGCTTTCCACTCCGTTGCGAGCAAGGGTTCGAGTTCGCCGGTTTTGGGATTCCGCTCCACCAGCGGCTCCGTCACGTTTGAGCGCACCACCACGCCGGTGGACGTGAGGTTTGACTCGCAGGCCTCCAGCGTCGGCGGCTCCTGGGCAAGGACCACGCGGAGAGCGCTTCCGGAGGCAGGTGCGGCCTCGGAATTGGACACGGCGCAGCCGCTCAGCGCCAGCAGGGCCCCGGCCGCGAGGGCCGGCCATTTGACCGCCGGTGCGGAAAATAGGGGTGTTGAAGAAGACGTCATTGGATCCTCCGGATTAGTGGAGCACGGCAGGCTGCAGCTTTGACGATGGTGAGGACAGGGAGCTGGGGGCCGCGCTGGACTCAAGCTAGTTGTGATTCCAAAAACACCACAAGGGGACGGAGGGCCAGCCCGCCCCCGCGTCGGGCCCTTCGCCGCATCCCGGGGCGATGTGACGGGCACCACGCGCCCCCAACTGCCCCGCTATTCCGCCAAATTTGGACCACCAATTCACATCTTGCATCGATCCATGCTTATTGCATCTTGGACGCGTATGGATCCCCGAACCTACTGTGCAGGGTATGAACAACAACGTCGCTGTCCTGCAGGTAGGGCCACTCATGCAAACTGTCCAAGACACGGTGGTCGACGCGTACGGCGCCGTCCGGCTCCCCGATTCCGCAGCCGACCAGGCCGAGTTCCTGGAACGCCGCGGCAGCACCTTTGACGTCGCCGTCACATCGGGGCGCTTCGGCGTGGGAACCGAACTGATGCGCGCCCTTCCTAACCTCCGTGCGGTGGTGAACTTCGGCGTTGGCTACGACACCACCGACGTCCAGCAGGCGGCAGAGCGGGGAATTTCCGTCAGCAACACGCCCGATGTCCTCAACGACTGCGTGGCGGACACCGCCATCGCCCTCTACGTGGATGTGCTGCGCCGCACCAGCGCCGCAGACCGGTACGTCCGGCGCGGAGATTGGACCCGTAAAGGCAACTTTCCCCTCGCCACCAAAGCCAGCGGCAAGCGCGTGGGGATCCTTGGCCTTGGAAGGATCGGGAAGGTGATTGCCCGCAGGCTGGAAGGCTTCGACTGCATCATCAGCTACCACAACCGCAAGGAGGCGGCCGGGGTAACGTACGACTACGCGCCGTCCCCGGTGGAACTGGCCAGGAATACGGACGTACTCATTGTGGCAGCGGCCGGCGGCCCGGACTCTGCACACGTGGTTGACCGTGCGGTCATCGAGGCACTCGGCCCTGACGGCTACCTCATCAATATCGCCCGGGGTTCGGTCGTCGACGAACAGGCCCTGGTGGCGGCCCTGCTCGCCGGTGAGCTGGCCGGCGCAGGCCTTGACGTCTACACCGATGAGCCAAAGGTGCCCCAGGATCTGCTGGCGATGGACAACGTGGTCCTGCTGCCGCACCTGGGCAGCGGAACACACGAGACACGGGCCGCCATGGCCGACCTCACGCTCGCGAACCTCGCACAGTTCGCAGCGGACGGAACCCTGGTCACGCCTGTCGTTTGATGCACGGCCGGGCACGACTGCCCTGCGGAAGGGCAAAAAAGAAACACCCCGGTCCAAAGACCGGGGTGTTTCTGATGCGTGCGCGAGGGGGGATTTGAACCCCCACGCCCTTTCGGACACTGGCACCTGAAGCCAGCGCGTCTGCCGTTCCGCCACTCGCGCGCAACTTCTTCCACACAGTTTCAGCCCCGGAATCCGGAGTTTCAACCTCGTAAAAGCAGCGAGATCAAGCATAACGGACAATCCCGGCAAAACGCCAATCGGGCCTTTCCGGGGCGCAGTGCCGGTCCCGTCCGCAGGCGTCGTCGCCGTCGTCTATGGCCGCCGCAGCCCGGCGGGACTGCGCCCACGGGCGTGTGATCCCGCAAACACCGGGGCCTCCAAAATGAACGAATCGAGCGTCCGGCGCGTTGTGGATTAAGGTCATTCGCAGGCGTGGCAAGTAGTATCGGATGTATAGGCGCCCGCTTCCGGCGGGCCCGCTGTTCTGTTGTGACCTGCGTTGCCAGTTGAGTTCCACGAGATGTGCTGCCCCGCAGCTGCAAGGAAAGGAGAGGGACCATGGGTTTGCTTGACAAAGTCGAGCGTGGCATCGAAAAGGCCGTCCGCGGCGTCTTCTCCACCGGTTCCAAGGCCCAGGTTGAGCCTGTGGAAATCGCCAGCCGCCTGCGCCGCGAAGTGGACCATAAAGCCATCACTGTTGCCGCCGGCCGCACCCTTGCCCCCAATGTCTTTGACGTGATGCTCAGCGACGACGACTTCCAGCGGGCCCAGGAGTGGGGCACACCGCTGGCCGAGGAACTCTGCGACGTAGTCATCAACCATGTCCGCAGCCAGGGCTACACACTGCAGGGCCCCGTCCGGATTTCCTTCCGGCGGGACGAGGCACACCGGGCCGGAGACTTCGAGATCACCTCGAAAACCGAAAAGTCCGCCGGCGCTCCAGCACCAGCGGCGCCCCGCGCCAACGTTCCCGCAGCGCCCAGCCGCCAGCCGGTCCGCCTGCAGCCGGTCCTGGACATCGACGGCCAGCGGTATTCACTCAACGCACCCTCTATCGTCCTGGGCCGTTCATCAGAAGCTGACATTTTGGTGGACGACACCGGAGTTTCACGCCGCCATCTGGAAATCCAGACGGCCGGCGGCACCACCACGGCCGTGGATCTCGGTTCCACTAACGGCAGCTACGTCAACGGACATAAAGTGGCCGGCAGCATGGAGCTCACTGACGGCTCCACCATCACGATGGGACGGACCAAAATCATCTTCCGCCTCCTGCCCGCCAACACTGGCGGCCGCCCATGAGCGAACTGACTATCACCGCCCTGCGTTTCGGCTTCCTCCTGCTTCTCTGGGTCCTCATCTTCAGCATTGTCTCTGCCATGCGCCGCGACCTCATGATCGGCCGCAAGGCCGCCACCGGTGCGCCCACGGCACGGCAGGTCCGCAAGAACCCCGAACTCGCCGAGCCGCCTCCCGCCCCCGTCAAGCAGCAGGCCCGCCAACTTGTGGTGACCGAAGGACCCCTTAAGGGAACCACCGTGCCCCTGGCAGCGAGCCCCATCCTGCTGGGCCGGGCCCAGGAGGCCACCCTGGTGCTCGAGGACGACTATGCGTCCGGGAGGCATGCCCGGCTCTTTCCGCAGGGAAGCCGCTGGTTCATTGAGGATCTCGGCTCCACCAACGGCACATATCTGGCCGACCAACAGCTCACCCGGGCCCTTCCCGTGGACCTTGGTATACCCGTGAGAATCGGCAAGACGGTCATCGAATTGAGGCCATAGCCATGGCCGCCCCGGACATTCCCGCAGAGAAGGCACCAGCCTCGAAGCGGCCGCTCATTTTGCGTTACGCCGCCCGTTCCGACGTCGGCCGCATCCGTGCCAAGAACGACGATTCCGCCTACGTGGGCAGGCATCTCGCCGTCGTGGCCGATGGCATGGGCGGGCACGCCGGCGGTGATGTTGCCTCGGCCGCCACGGTTCTGGACATGATCCACCTGGACACGGACGAATACCACGGCGACGCCGGTACCGTCCTGGCCGATGAAATCCAGACCGCCAATTCCCTTCTCTCGGAACTTGTCCACATCAATCCCAAGCTTGCCGGGATGGGTACGACCGTGACGGCCCTGCTACTGGCCGAGGGCAAGCTTCACTTCGCCCACATCGGCGACTCCCGCGCCTACCGCCTGCGTGATGGTGAATTTGAGCAGATCAGCGTGGACCACACCTTCGTCCAGCGGCTGATCGACGAAGGCCGCCTGCGCCCTGAGGAAGCCGAAACCCACCCGCATAAGAACGTCCTGATGCGCGTCCTCGGCGACGTCGACGCGAGCCCCGAACTGGACCTCGACACGCTGGAGGTGCAGCCCGGCGAACGCTGGCTGCTCTGCTCCGACGGCCTGAACTACGTTGCAGGCCACGTCGTGGAGCGGACAGTCCGGGAAACGAAGGACCTCCGCGAATGCGTGGAAACCCTCGTGGACCTCACCCTCGAGGCCGGCGCCCCGGACAACGTCACCGTCGTCATGGCGGAAATTGTCGAGGAAACGCCCGACGACGTCCGAACCTGTCTCTTATACACATCTAGATGTGTATAAGAGACAGCTCCCGCCGGGGCACCCGGCGCAACGCCCGCTGCCGCCGCCGATCCAGGCGCTGCGGCTCCGGCCGGCCCCGCAAAACCGGCCGACGCGCCCTGTCTCTTATACACATCTAGATGTGTATAAGAGACAGGCATCCGGGTCCACGGGTGCGCCCGCGAACGATGCTGAACCGCATGTCGAAGCGGATGACAAAACGGATGCGGCCGGCACGGAAGATTCCGAATCCGCCCCGGCCAAGGAACCCGGCACCGGCACAGATCCCCATCTGGGCGAACACCTATCGGCAGAAGTGCTGCGCCAGGAGCTGTCGTCCAGGCCACACCTCCTGGTCGGCGCAGCGGTAACGGCAGCCGAATCGGGTTCCATTCCCACCATTGCAGGCCGCACCGTGGCGCGCCGGGCAGCAACCGTCCTGACCCACAAATCCGAGCAGGACCGCGACGGCACTGAGGAGCCCGGGCCCGAGAGACGTCCGCGGCGCTGGATCACGATGGGCATCGCGGCGGCCGCGCTTGTGGTCCTCGCCGTCGGCCTGTGGCTGGGGTACGCCTGGACCCAGACCCGCTACTACATCGGCGAATTCGATCAGCGGGTGGCCATCTTCAACGGCGTTTCACAGCGCCTCGGCCCCATCCAGCTGTCCACGCTGGAGGCGGTCACGGACATCCGGATGGATTCCCTGCCCCAGTTCTCCCAGCAACGGGTCCGCCAGACCGTGCCCGCGCGCGATCTCTACGACGCCCAGCGCATCGTCAAAAACCTTGAACGCACGGGCACCACGGCGCCCTCGGACGAATGTATTACTCCGTCGCCTACCCCGTCCGCATCGCCGCGGGCCACACGCCCTGCAGCCACCGCGAAGCCCACGGCGACCAGCACTGCAAAGCCGACGGCTGCTGCCACCGCGAAGCCGACCGCTACTGCCGGGGCATCCGCTGCACCCACCCCAACCGCGACCTGTGAGGCGGGCCAATGACCATCGCCGAGACCATGCCCAAACCCCGGCGCAATGTGGAGCTTCTGCTGCTGGTGCTGGCCCTCTCGGTCAGCATCGGCGCCAACGCGCTGATCAGCGTCGACGGGCAAACCGCACTTGATACTGACTTCTGGTTCCAATCAAGCCTTTTGGCGGTGGCGGCCCTCGTCTTCCACGTGGTCCTCCGCTTCCGGGCAAAATATGCGGATCCGGTAATACTTCCCATCGTGGTGGCGCTCAACGGCCTTGGCCTGGCGATGATCCACCGGCTGGACGCTCCCGGCGAGGACACCGGCAACAACCAGCTCCGCTGGACGCTGATAGCCATGGCCGTCGCCATTGCCGTGATCTGGTTCCTCAAGGACCACCGCGTCCTGCGGCGCTTTACCTACATTTCGCTGGCCGCCAGCGCGCTGCTGTTGATTCTGCCGCTGGTGCCCGGCATTTCCGCCGGTGAGATCCTGGGTGCCCGGGTCTGGATCAGGCTCGGCCCCATGACCTTCCAGCCCGGTGAGGTCGCCAAGATCACCCTGGCAATATTCTTCGCCGGTTACCTATCGTCCAACCGCGATCTCATCATGCTGGCCGGACGCAAGATCGGGCCCCTGCAGTTCCCGCGGTTCAAGGACATGGGCCCCATGATCACAGCATGGCTCGTAAGCATCGGCGTGCTCATCTTCCAGCGCGACCTCGGATCCTCCCTGCTCTTCTTCGGCTTGTTCCTCGTGATGATCTACGTGGCCACGAGCCGAATCAGCTGGGTGGTGATCGGCCTCGCACTGATCCTCGGCGGCGGCTTTGTGGCCTCCAAGGTCTTTTCGCACGTCGCGCTCCGCATCGACGCGTGGCTCAACGCGTTCACGGAGGAAGTCTTCGGCCGGTCTCCCGGCGGCAGCGGCCAGATCGTGGAAGGTCTGTTCGGCATGGCCAGCGGCGGCCTGGTGGGCACCGGCCTCGGCCAGGGCCGTCCCAACCTCGTGCCGTTTGCCAACAGCGACATGATCATCGCGTCCTTCGGTGAGGAACTGGGCCTGATCGGGCTCTTCGCCATTGTCCTGATGTACCTTCTGCTGTTCACCCGGGGCTTCCGGGCGGCCCTCGGGACACGCGATGCCTTCGGCAAGCTCCTGGCCTGCGGCCTCTCGTTCGCGGTGGCACTGCAGTGCTTCGTGGTCATCGGCGGCGTGACCCGGCTGATCCCCCTGACGGGCCTTACCACACCGTTCCTCGCCGCCGGAGGCTCCTCCCTGCTGGCGAACTGGATCATCGTGGGCCTCCTGCTGATGATCTCGCACACGGCTCGCGGGCCGGTGGACACGACGCCCATGCAGCCGGGCGGTGTTCCTGAGGCGAAGAAAACCGAAGCCTCCGGCGGCCGGCGTGGCAAGAACGCCACCCAAATCCTTCCAGACGCTCCCACCGAGGCGGTGAAACACCTGTGAACCAGGCCATTCGACATTCCTGGATTGCCGCGATCGCCATGTTCGCCCTGATCTTCGGTGCCCTGAGCTACGTCCAGGTGGTTGGCGCCGACGAACTCAAGGCCAATGCCTGGAACAAGCGCGCCATCCTGCAGAACTACTGCAATGACCGCGGGGCCATCCTCGTGGCAGGCACACCGATTGCCGAGTCCGTCCCGGCCAGCGAGACCTGCAAATTCCAGCGCACCTACGCCCAGCCCGAGCTGTACGCCGGACTCACCGGCTACTTCTCCAAGAATTACGGAGTGACTGGGCTGGAACGCGCCATGGACGCCCAGCTCGCAGGCAGCTCGGACCAGCAGTTCCTGGACCGGATCGGGCAGCTCTTCCTGGGCAACCAGCCCAAGGGCGCCTCCGTGGAGCTGACCATCGACCCCAAGATCCAGAAGCTGGCGTACGACCTCATTCCGGACGGCCAGCGGGGTTCGATCGTAGTCACGGACCCCAAGACCGGCAACATCCTGGCCATGGTCAGCAAGCCGTCCTACAACCCCAACCTGATCGCCACCCAGGACGCCGCCAAAGAGCAGGCTGCCTACAACGAGATCATCAAGGTCCCGGGCGTCAACCTCAACCAGTCCGTCAGCGGACCCACGGGGGCAGTCCTGGCCCCCGGCTCGGTCTTCAAGATCGTGGACACTGCGGCAGCCCTGGCCTCCGGAAAATACAACGCGGACAGCCAGCTGCCCAATCCGGCGGAGATGTCCTTCCCCGGTATCCAGTACAAGCTTCCCAACTACGCCGGCGGCAACTGCTACACCCGGAACACCGCCACCTTCGCCTTCGCGCTCCAGCAGTCGTGCAACACGCCTTTCGCCAGGATCGCCCTTGACCTTGGCGAGAATGCGATCGCCGAGCAGGCCGCCAAGTTCGGCTGGGGCCAGGAACTCGGGGACCAGCTCAAGGTCGACTACCAAAAGAGCATCTTCCCCAAGAACCTGGACGATGCCGGGCTGGCCCAGTCCGCCATCGGACAGCGCGACGTCCGCGCCACGCCGCTGCAGATCGCGCTGATGACCTCGGCCATAGCCAACGGCGGAGTCCAGATGGCCCCCAACCTGATCAAGGCCGTACGTTCACCGGACCTTCGGGTACTGGACGAACCGAAGCCCACGGCCCTGAGGACCTCAACCACACCGGAAATCGCCGGCCAGATCACCCAGTGGATGACCAGCGTGGTGAGCGAGGGCATCGCCGGCGGAGCCGCAGTCCCGGGTGTGCAGGTCGCCGGCAAGACCGGCACCGCGGAACTCGGCACCGGATTGAACAACTCTTGGTTTACCGGGTTCGCCCCGGCCAACGACCC is part of the Arthrobacter sp. KBS0703 genome and encodes:
- a CDS encoding penicillin-binding protein 2; its protein translation is MNQAIRHSWIAAIAMFALIFGALSYVQVVGADELKANAWNKRAILQNYCNDRGAILVAGTPIAESVPASETCKFQRTYAQPELYAGLTGYFSKNYGVTGLERAMDAQLAGSSDQQFLDRIGQLFLGNQPKGASVELTIDPKIQKLAYDLIPDGQRGSIVVTDPKTGNILAMVSKPSYNPNLIATQDAAKEQAAYNEIIKVPGVNLNQSVSGPTGAVLAPGSVFKIVDTAAALASGKYNADSQLPNPAEMSFPGIQYKLPNYAGGNCYTRNTATFAFALQQSCNTPFARIALDLGENAIAEQAAKFGWGQELGDQLKVDYQKSIFPKNLDDAGLAQSAIGQRDVRATPLQIALMTSAIANGGVQMAPNLIKAVRSPDLRVLDEPKPTALRTSTTPEIAGQITQWMTSVVSEGIAGGAAVPGVQVAGKTGTAELGTGLNNSWFTGFAPANDPQVSVTIVMQGVDISTGAQLTSPNAKKIFEAVLNK
- a CDS encoding FadR/GntR family transcriptional regulator codes for the protein MSRNLTADLAADLRARIVDGAIQPGDKLPSENTLISEFGVSRTVVRSALTRLQAEGLVETERGRGSFALTPPPDGPTSARGTRAVVTMEDRLHLLEFRMGVESEAAALAARNRTDRQLKVVLRALEEFTASVGHPAHAMKSDYDFHRAVAAASGNPFYSDCLASLGQTMIAMPRTRLMTGVEHYARDHFDQVVHEHGSIYAAIAEGDESSSSAAMRNHLANSRRRLRAPAPAAG
- a CDS encoding DUF3662 and FHA domain-containing protein encodes the protein MGLLDKVERGIEKAVRGVFSTGSKAQVEPVEIASRLRREVDHKAITVAAGRTLAPNVFDVMLSDDDFQRAQEWGTPLAEELCDVVINHVRSQGYTLQGPVRISFRRDEAHRAGDFEITSKTEKSAGAPAPAAPRANVPAAPSRQPVRLQPVLDIDGQRYSLNAPSIVLGRSSEADILVDDTGVSRRHLEIQTAGGTTTAVDLGSTNGSYVNGHKVAGSMELTDGSTITMGRTKIIFRLLPANTGGRP
- a CDS encoding FHA domain-containing protein, with the translated sequence MSELTITALRFGFLLLLWVLIFSIVSAMRRDLMIGRKAATGAPTARQVRKNPELAEPPPAPVKQQARQLVVTEGPLKGTTVPLAASPILLGRAQEATLVLEDDYASGRHARLFPQGSRWFIEDLGSTNGTYLADQQLTRALPVDLGIPVRIGKTVIELRP
- a CDS encoding ABC transporter substrate-binding protein, whose product is MVLAQEPPTLEACESNLTSTGVVVRSNVTEPLVERNPKTGELEPLLATEWKATSATGWTFKLREGVKFQDGTPFNAEAAAFTIDRAVNSKLGCNVEGYVFGDADLKVKAVDATTLTVTTPKPDPILPLRLSFLEVVPHEGHEEGDDAPADHDPCQPHLCAELLHHHVAGEFEDGVGDEEQTGAEAVGGGADAHVGFEVLMGIADVGQVQLVAYEHDQHDGQNTLEKLLRGVCHVRDSGVYRLPG
- a CDS encoding FtsW/RodA/SpoVE family cell cycle protein — its product is MTIAETMPKPRRNVELLLLVLALSVSIGANALISVDGQTALDTDFWFQSSLLAVAALVFHVVLRFRAKYADPVILPIVVALNGLGLAMIHRLDAPGEDTGNNQLRWTLIAMAVAIAVIWFLKDHRVLRRFTYISLAASALLLILPLVPGISAGEILGARVWIRLGPMTFQPGEVAKITLAIFFAGYLSSNRDLIMLAGRKIGPLQFPRFKDMGPMITAWLVSIGVLIFQRDLGSSLLFFGLFLVMIYVATSRISWVVIGLALILGGGFVASKVFSHVALRIDAWLNAFTEEVFGRSPGGSGQIVEGLFGMASGGLVGTGLGQGRPNLVPFANSDMIIASFGEELGLIGLFAIVLMYLLLFTRGFRAALGTRDAFGKLLACGLSFAVALQCFVVIGGVTRLIPLTGLTTPFLAAGGSSLLANWIIVGLLLMISHTARGPVDTTPMQPGGVPEAKKTEASGGRRGKNATQILPDAPTEAVKHL
- a CDS encoding 2-hydroxyacid dehydrogenase; amino-acid sequence: MQTVQDTVVDAYGAVRLPDSAADQAEFLERRGSTFDVAVTSGRFGVGTELMRALPNLRAVVNFGVGYDTTDVQQAAERGISVSNTPDVLNDCVADTAIALYVDVLRRTSAADRYVRRGDWTRKGNFPLATKASGKRVGILGLGRIGKVIARRLEGFDCIISYHNRKEAAGVTYDYAPSPVELARNTDVLIVAAAGGPDSAHVVDRAVIEALGPDGYLINIARGSVVDEQALVAALLAGELAGAGLDVYTDEPKVPQDLLAMDNVVLLPHLGSGTHETRAAMADLTLANLAQFAADGTLVTPVV